From Microplitis mediator isolate UGA2020A chromosome 11, iyMicMedi2.1, whole genome shotgun sequence, one genomic window encodes:
- the LOC130677405 gene encoding uncharacterized protein LOC130677405 yields MNLLSSFYLCTKNDLMIYMFNPFTNRAPKPWTEVKIGNKESDDPWTLYSQPYSEDHEYCESLFFDKTKKLDGYNINAVANSTTHRELNPKKVYNTTTMRGRFSPYLTNIFTTIFSHINVTPLIYFDLLGAPVPAKEIGYVKGLIDGSYDIALSGHTAGANYNVSHAYPAIDLELVILTQHRQFLTTFEKICRFYSMGVILLSSLVLVMTSLLITIYYKKNFVEASAEVLKMALSASTDIPLITFPIRIYFFGVLLLILIINATFQGHLAAFLTQPERITVDSLSDLQELEYKIYLQRSAFKLTDGWSKFLRDKTHTADTTIDCMQHALDDPNAGCVAAIPRLLQAADRNLTLHVSPVVARPLVIFLERYDWPLKKVVDIDIRRLLETGVTNFWDRKEFLEPLKKLHLKESFLTEAQYRPIEFKDIDFAFIILGICLLFTIIVSIFEFYYGYYIYCD; encoded by the exons atgaatttattatcttCATTTTACTTGTGTACcaaaaatgatttgatgaTTTACATGTTCAACCCTTTCACCAATAGAGCACCGAAACCATGGACAGAAGTGAAAATTGGGAACAAGGAATCTGATGATCCATGGACACTTTACAGTCAACCATACTCGGAAG ATCACGAATATTGTGAGAGTTTGTTTTTCGACAAAACGAAGAAACTTGATGGCTACAATATAAACGCTGTTGCAAACTCCACAACACATAGAGAATTGAACcctaaaaaagtatataatacAACGACAATGCGAGGCAGATTCAGCCCGTATCTAACCAACATATttacaacaattttttcacACATAAATGTAACACCgcttatttatttcgatttgcTGGGTGCTCCAGTACCCGCTAAAGAGATAGGTTACGTAAAAGGTTTAATAGACGGTTCATACGATATTGCTTTAAGCGGTCATACTGCGGGGGCCAATTACAATGTCTCACATGCGTATCCAGCAATTGATTTAGAGCTTGTGATATTGACACAACATCGTCAATTTCTGACTacctttgaaaaaatttgtcgcTTTTACAGTATGGGTGTTATATTACTGTCCAGTCTCGTTCTTGTAATGACATCACTTTTGATAACTATTtattacaagaaaaatttcgtAGAAGCTTCTGCAGAAGTTCTAAAAATGGCTCTCAGCGCAAGTACAGATATACCGTTAATTACTTTTCCAATCAGAATATACTTTTTCGGCGTTTTATTACTGATATTGATTATCAATGCAACATTTCAAGGCCATTTGGCTGCATTCTTAACGCAACCTGAACGCATAACTGTTGATAGTCTTTCTGACTTACAGGAAttagaatataaaatttatttacaacggTCAGCTTTTAAATTGACTGATGGTTGGTCTAAATTTTTACGGGACAAAACGCATACTGCCGATACTACTATTGATTGCATGCAGCATGCTCTTGATGATCCGAATGCAGGCTGTGTTGCAGCTATTCCACGTTTATTACAAGCCGCAGATAGAAACCTTACATTGCACGTTTCCCCGGTTGTAGCTCGTccacttgtaatttttttagaacgaTACGATTGGCCACTGAAAAAAGTAGTTGATATCGATATACGTAGGCTTTTGGAAACTGGAGTAACTAATTTTTGGGATCGTAAAGAGTTCTTAGAACCgctgaaaaaattgcatttgAAAGAATCTTTTTTGACTGAAGCGCAATATCGTCCAATCGAATTTAAAGATATCGACTttgcttttattatattaGGAATTTGTTTGTTGTTCACCATAATTGTTTCCATTTTCGAATTCTACTACGGTTATTACATTTATTGCGATTAG
- the LOC130677518 gene encoding uncharacterized protein LOC130677518, translating to MKPVILIICAVLSAFVFCENKIFKTQTTQYSSSINDHLKKLLGTCFLNHTNPIISDEQFSDIIYEALEGSQLSPSVMLINEDFQSKPPKPLFLPAYPSYILSGNSPPKLKSILTQLKSSQWWSIESIFISVDLGTNSCKNAQTSLQVLWEMNLLSSFYVCIKNDLMIYMFNPFTNRAPELWTEVEIKNKESDDPWTLYSQPYSEDQEFQKSLFFDKTKKLAGYKINAVANTVRNRTWKPNKIYNLTTMQDKLASIQNHLFTSMCSYMNVTPLIYFDLPGAPVSSKEIGFVKGLINGSYDIAFSPRPVGDDYNVSYMFLMRDVGLVILTQHRKFLTPFEKINRYYSTGVILLSSLVLAMTSLLITIYYKRNFVEASTEVLRMALSASIEIPLITFPIRIYFFGILLLILIINATFQGHIALFLTKPERITVDSLTSLHELGYKLYIPRIALKSSIFMKRKINVEPSIDCTQRVLDDPNVACIGDTNRLLAIADNNDSLHISPIIDRFMPVILIRDDWPLRNKGNDILRKHAEFGLHDFWDHKLSIDPLKKLHSKESLLTEARYRPIKFEDVDFAFIIFGICLVPATIVFTFEIYYGYYVYCD from the exons atgaAACCAGTTATTTTGATCATCTGCGCAGTACTGAGTGCATTCGTTTtctgtgaaaataaaatatttaaaacccAGACTACACAATACTCAAGTTCAATTAATGATCATCTC aaaaaattacttggaacCTGTTTTCTGAACCATACGAATCCTATAATATCTGATGAACAATTTAGTGACATCATATATGAAGCCTTAGAGGGATCACAGTTATCACCATCAGTAATGCTGATCAATGAAGATTTCCAATCAAAACCACCCAAACCACTATTTCTACCGGCATACCCCAGCTATATATTATCAGGAAATTCGCCGCCAAAACTAAAATCTATTCTCACACAATTAAAGTCATCGCAATGGTGGAGTATAGAATCCATTTTCATTTCGGTGGATTTGGGAACAAACTCGTGTAAAAATGCCCAAACATCTCTTCAAGTCTTATGGGAAATGAATTTGTTATCTTCATTTTACGTGTGTATCAAAAACGATTTGATGATTTACATGTTCAACCCTTTCACCAATAGAGCACCGGAATTATGGACAGAAGTAGAAATTAAGAACAAAGAATCCGATGATCCGTGGACACTCTATAGCCAACCATATTCAGAAG ACCAAGAATTCCAAAAGAGTTTATTTTTCGACAAAACGAAGAAACTTGCCGGCTACAAGATAAATGCTGTCGCGAATACTGTGCGGAACAGAACGTGGAAgcctaataaaatttataatctaacGACTATGCAAGACAAACTTGCATCAATTCAGAATCATTTGTTCACATCAATGTGTTCCTACATGAATGTAACGCCACtgatttatttcgatttaccAGGTGCGCCAGTATCCTCCAAAGAAATCGGTTTTGTAAAAGGTCTAATAAACGGATCCTATGATATTGCTTTTTCTCCGCGCCCCGTGGGAGATGATTACAATGTTTCATATATGTTTCTGATGAGAGATGTAGGACTCGTGATATTGACTCAACATCGTAAATTCTTAACTccctttgaaaaaatcaatcggTATTATAGCACAGGTGTTATACTGCTCTCTAGTCTCGTCCTTGCAATGACATCACTATTGATAACTATTTATTACAAACGAAATTTTGTAGAGGCTTCGACAGAAGTTCTGAGAATGGCTCTCAGTGCCAGTATAGAAATACCGTTAATTACTTTTCCAATCAGAATATACTTTTTCGGcattttattactaatattaATCATCAATGCGACATTTCAAGGACACATAGCATTATTTCTAACAAAACCTGAACGTATAACCGTTGATAGTTTGACCAGTTTACACGAATTAGGGTACAAGCTTTACATACCTCGTATAGCTTTGAAATCTTCAATTTTTATGAAACGTAAGATCAATGTTGAGCCTAGTATCGATTGCACACAGCGCGTTCTGGACGATCCCAATGTAGCTTGTATTGGAGACACAAATCGTCTATTAGCGATCGCGGATAATAATGATTCTTTGCATATCTCACCGATAATAGATCGCTTCATGCCTGTGATCTTAATTCGCGACGATTGGCCGTTAAGAAATAAAGGTAATGACATTCTACGGAAACATGCAGAATTCGGGCTGCATGATTTTTGGGATCATAAATTAAGTATAgatccgttaaaaaaattgcattccAAAGAATCATTGTTGACCGAAGCACGTTATCGTCCAATTAAATTTGAGGATGTAGATTttgcttttataatatttggAATCTGTTTGGTGCCCGCGACAATTGTTTTCACTTTCGAAATCTATTATGGATATTATGTATATTgcgattaa